The DNA segment CACCATGCCTTCGCGTACCCCGCCGGTCAGCGAACCGCCGAGCTCCGCCCACAGCTGGAGGAAAACGCCGAGCACGAATTGCGGGTGTTCCATCACGGCGATGTTCCAGCGCTCCTCGCCGCAGCTTTGGGGAAACACCCCGGTCAGCACCAGGCGCGTCGTCGTGCCGTGGCTGAAGGTGTCGGCGCGCAGGCGCTCCTTCCAGTCGCCGCAGCCATTGCCGTTGCCCAGCTTGATCTGGTTGACCAGGTCGAGGTTGGTCGGCGCCGGCTCCATGGCGACCGTCAGCGTCCTGTTCGCGGGATCGGGAATCAATTGCAGCGTGACCGCCTTGAAGTTCACCAGGAGGGCATCCGGCGCGACGTTGTAGGGCCGCATCGGTTGCGCGTCGAAGCGTGCCGGGTCGGCTCCATTCACCGCAAAGGCGCCGCGGTCGAGCACCAGGTCACCGCGAATCTCGCGAATGCCGCGTGCGCGGATCTGTCGCAGCAAGCGCTCGAACTGGTCGTAGGTCAGCTTGGGATCGCCGCCGCCGCGCAGGTGCAGATCGCCGGTCAGGACACCGTCGTTGAGCGCGCCGTTGGCAAAGGCTTCGGTCTTCCAGACATAGGCCGGGCCCAGCAGGTCGAGCGCGGCATAGGTGGTGACCAGCTTCATGGTCGAGGCGGGGTTCAGGGCGGCGCGTGCGTTCACCGCGAGGCGCGGCTTGGCGGCGTCAACTTCGCCGACCCACAATGCGGTTGCCGCCACCGGAATGCCGGCGCCCTTGAGCGCCTGCGCCACCGGGGCGGGCAGGTCGTTGGCGCGCGTAGTCGTGGCGCACAGCCAGAGCAGGGCAAGCAGCAGTTTTCGCATGGGCGTGATCTTATAGAATCGCGGGCAGAACGAGGAGAAGATCACGCATGAATAATCCTGCCTGGCGGCCCTCGGCCGCCACGATCAGCGCAGCGAAGATCACGGCTTTCAGCAACTGGCTGGCGGCCGAGCGCGGACTGAAATTCGCGGACTACGATGCACTCTGGCGCTGGTCGGTGGAGGATCTCGAAGGCTTCTGGGGCGCGGTCTGGGATTACTTCGCGATCCCCGCCGCGACGCCGCGCACGCGGGTTCTGGCCGATGCCCGGATGCCCGGCGCGCAATGGTTTCCCGGCGTGACGATGAACTACGTCGAGCAGGTGTTTCGCCATGTTACGCCCAACCGCCCGGCCGTCATTTCGCGCAACGAGGCCGGCGTCGACCGCGAGCTGGGCTGGCCGGAACTGCGGCGCCAGGTCGGTGCGCTGGCGGCCAGCCTGCGCGGCATGGGCGTCGGGCGCGGCGACCGCGTGGTGGCCTATCTGCCCAACATTCCGGAAACCGTCGTCGCCTTCCTCGCCGTTGCCAGCCTTGGCGCGATCTGGTCGGCCTGCTCGCCGGACATGGGGCGCATCGCCGTGCTCGACCGTTTTCGCCAGATCGCGCCGAAGGTGCTGATCGCCGTAGACGGCTACCAGTACGGCGGCAAGTCCTACGATCGCCGCGAACTGATCCACGAACTGCTGGCCGAACTGCCCAGTATCGACCACATGGTACTGCTGCCGAGTTTCGACGAGCAGGCCGATCCGGCGGAGTTCGCCAGCTGCACGGGCTGGGCCGCTGCAACGGCAGGCAGCGAGCCGCTGCAAGTCGACCATCCGCTGTGGGTCGTCTATTCCTCGGGCACCACCGGCCTGCCCAAGCCCATCGTGCATTCGCATGGCGGCATCGTCATCGAGCATGTCAAGCTCGGCGCCTTCCATCTCGACCTCGGCCCGGAGGACCGCTACCACTGGTATTCGAGCAGCGGCTGGATCATGTGGAATTGCCAGCTGATCGGCCTGCTGATGGGCAGCACCATCTGCATCTACGACGGCAACCCGGGTTGGCCGGACTGGAACGCGCTGTGGCGTTTCGTCGGCGAAAAGCGCGTGACGTTTTTCGGCGCCGGCGCAGCCTTCTTTCTGTCCTGCCTCAAGGCCCATGTCGAGCCGAACGAGGTTGCCGACCTGTCGGCGTTGCGCGTGGTCGGCTCCACCGGCTCGCCGCTGCCGGAGGAAGGCTATCAATGGATTTACGACCACGTGCGGCCGGACATCTGGATCAATCCGATTTCCGGCGGCACCGATTTTGCCGGCTGTTTCGTCGGCGGCGTGGCGACGCTGCCGGTCTATCTGGGCGAGATGCAGTGCCGCTGCCTCGGCGCAAAAGTGGAAGCCTGGAACGAAGCCGGCAAGGCGCTGATCGACGAAGTCGGCGAACTGGTGTGCAGCGCGCCGATGCCTTCGATGCCGCTGAAATTCTGGAACGACCCCGAAGACCGCCGCTACCGCGAGAGCTACTTCGACATGTACCCGGGTGTCTGGCGCCACGGCGACTGGCTGCGCATCACGCCGCATGGCGGCGCGATCATCTACGGCCGTTCCGATGCCACCATCAACCGCCACGGCATCCGCATGGGCACCAGCGAGCTGTATCGCGCCGTCGAGGAACTGCCGGAAGTGCTGGACAGCCTGGTGGTCGATCTGGAATTCCTCGGCCGCGAATCGTATATGCCGCTGTTCGTCGTCCTGCGTCCCGGCCATGAGCTGACGAAGCAACTCGAAGCCACCTTGCGCGAGCGGATCAAGGTCGCGCTGTCGGCGCGCCACGTGCCCAACGAGATCTTCCAGGTGGCCGAGGTTCCGCGCACGCTGTCCGGCAAGAAGATGGAACTGCCGGTGAAGAAGCTGCTGCTCGGCCACGCCCTGGACAAGATCGCCAACCCGGACGCGATGGCCAATCCCGCCAGCCTGCAATGGTTCGTCGACTTTGCGATGCGTCGCGCAGCGGAGCGCGCGGCATGACACGCATCGCCGTGCCGCTACCGAAAGCCTATCGGCTGCTCAACCATGGTCCCACGGTGCTGGTGTCGAGCGCCCACGCCGGCCGGCGCAACGTGATGGCCGCGGCATGGAGCATGCCGCTCGACTTCGATCCACCCAAGGTGGCGGTGGTGATCGACAAGGCCACGCTGACGCGGGAGCTGGTCGAGGCCTCGGGCGAGTTCGTGCTCAATGTGCCGTCGCGGCAGCAGGCGGCGCTGACGCTGGCGGTCGGCACGCAGTCGGGAAGGGAAGCCGACAAATTCTTGAAAGTCGGCGTTGGCGAGACGGCGGCCAGCGTCGTCGGTGCGCCGCTGATCGACGGCGGCCTGGCCTGGCTCGAATGCCGCGTCATTCCCGAGCCGCACAACCAGCAGACCTACGACCTGTTCCTCGCCGAAGTGGTCGCCGCCTGGGCCGATCCGGCGGTGTTCTCCGATGGCCGCTGGCATTTTCCTGACGAAGAGCAACGCAGCATTCACTACCAGTCCGGCGGCAGTTTCTTCGCTACCGGCGAGGCTTTCGAGGTGTAACGGCCGTAGGCCGCTTCTCTGAATCGGTTGGCTGTTGCCGCGCTCGGCGCGGGAACCCTGTTTACCCTATCGAGAAACTTCTTGCAGTCTCCCATCTGTCACGCGGCGAGGCGGAAGCGCTCCAGCCATTGCATGCGATGACTGAACAGCAATACTGATGTAGTAACGCTCAGGAAGGTGATTGCCTTGCCCAATTCTTCATCGCCTGGCATGTCTTCGATAACGACAATTCGCTGATGTTCGTCAGCGCCCGCCGATTTAAGATCAAGCATCTTACCGCCGGCTTTATAGACGTTACCCCAATCAACATGTTCGTCACCGCTTGCCACCGGCTGGATGTAATGCCGTCCAACATCCGGCAAGTCGATCACCAAGGGGAATTCGAGTTGATGACCGGAAACCCCTTGCACCGAGACATTGCGTTGCAGGTGTGCGCCGGCGACAGACTGTAATTCGCGGCCGACGCTCTGGATGAAGCGTTCTTCGCCAGCCTTCGGTAGCCAGCTTGCTTCGGAGTGGCTGATGGCAATTGCGGTATTCAGTACGGCGGCGACTACGCTGGGCAAGTCGGCTTGTGCGGCAGTCGCTCTCAGTGCTCCGCCATCGCTCAAATTAACTGCGGGGAAGCGCTTGCGGATACCCTCCAAGCGTGGCTTGCTGAGCTTTGCACCCAGTGCACTGGCATGCATCAGTGTGTCGGCATGATCAGTGACGAGCCAGCGATCATCTCCGAGAGGCTCCAGAAACAAGCCAAGGTGTTCGCCGTCGTCGAAGGTAAAGGGCGACCACAGGCGCAGTGCGCCATTTTCACGCGGCGCGCAGTCAAAGCCCAGGTTTTCGAGCAGGTTTGCGCAGTTCATATCAACTCCAGTTGTTGGCTGGGTGGCGGTCTGTATCCGCCAACTACCTCTAGGTTCGTTTTCGTACAGAAATGCTCAAACAGAGCGGGGAAATCTTTGAAATCAGTGATTGGCTCCATATATCCATAGCCTTCATCCGACCATGTGTGTTTATGTGTTCCCGGGCCAAAACGCTTGCCAAAATAAGGACGCCCCTTACCCACCTTGTTTGTGTGCTGTCCATCCGGCTCAAAATCAATGGCATAAACACGTTCGGTTCGTATATAGCAGCCCGCAACTGTATTTTTCAAGTGCGGCGCCTGCGGCGGGCCGCCACTGCAGAATTATCCGCGTGCCCTCCGACACAACACCATTGACTTCGACTGCAGAATCCCATTTCCACCAATGTGCGTCTTTCTTCGAAATTCCTGGGCGCCAGTCGATAACCGAAATGGCGTTTTTCTTCGCGCTCAGGAAGAGACTGACATCAGCGAGGGCAAGCATGCAATTGTGCTGAATAGAAGAGAGAAAACATAACTATAGCTTGTCAAAGTGTGGACCATGCTGTTCTTTCGGGGTGGGTTTGAGTAGCTATTTTCAGGGGCGGGTGGCTCAGGAGGTGCGCCATCTTTTAAGCGAGGCACAAAAGTCGGCGCTTCCGGTGCGGCGGATACGCCTTTGACGCTTAGCTGCCGAACGGCGCCACCCCGATCAGCCAGGCGTGGCCGTAAAAGGCGAACAGCGCCCAGGCAATCAGTCCGATCACCACCACCGCGGCGTCGCGGGAAGCGCCGCGTGCCGGATAAGTGCGACCCGCGACCCGATCCCGGCGTCGCGCCGAAACGAAATCGAGCACCGCCCAGATCAGGAAGGCACCGAACAGCGTCGCGTCGACCAGCGCGCCGTTGGCCAGCAGATGCGCCAGCGCCCACAGCTTGACGCCGGCGACCATCGGATGGCCGACGACCGCCTTGATCCGGCTGCCTGGCAGATAGGCCGCCACGAGCAGAATGAAGGCCGGCAGCGTCAGCGTGGCGGCGAGATGCCGAGTCCAGATCGGTGAGCCCCACAGTGTCGGGGAATCGGCGCGAGCCATGCCGTAACCCCAGATGATCAGCCCCAAGCCAATTGCCGAAAGAAGTGAGTACACGCCTTTCCAGCGCACCTCGCCGAGCCGGGCAATCTGCGCCTCGCGCCAGTCGCCGGCGAAGATGCGTACCGAATGGACACCGAGGAACAGCACCAGGCCGAGGATCAGGAAGCTCATTGCGACTCTTTCTGCAACAGTGAAGTGCCGCGATCTTACTTGCGATTTATGTCTGCGCCCAAGGCGCGGACGGTATCCTAGCGATAAAGCTTCAGGGCCCATCTTGGAGGCGTTGCCACAAGGAGAACCGCCATGACCATTCGCCGCCTGCAACAGATCATCCGTTCCGTTGCCACCTCGGACGGCGCCGGTGTCAGCCTGCGCCGCAGCCTCGGCCAGTCGCCGGCCACGCGCGTCGATCCCTTCCTGATGCTCGACGAGTTCTCGTCCGACGATCCGGACGACTACATCGCCGGTTTTCCCCCGCATCCGCATCGCGGTTTCGAGACCGTGACCTACATGCTCGACGGCCACATGCTGCACGAGGACCACCTCGGCAACCGCGGCGACCTGCTGCCCGGCGGCGCGCAATGGATGACCGCCGGGCGCGGCATCATCCATTCCGAAATGCCGCAACAGGAAAGTGGCCGCATGCGCGGCTTCCAGCTCTGGATCAACCTGCCGGCGGCCGAAAAGATGAAGCCGGCGCATTACCGCGACATTCGCCCCGAAGAGATTCCGAGGACGACACTGCCCGGTGGCGGCGAGGCCAGGGTGATCGCCGGGAGCATCGCGGTCGAGGGCCGCGCGGTGGCCGGCCCGGTACAGGGCCTGTCGACCGAGCCGCTCTACATCGACGTTCTGCTGCCTGCCGGCGGGTACTTCGCCCAGGCGCTGCCTGCCGCCCACGGCGCTTTCGTCTATGCCTACGAGGGACGCCTGGCGATCGGTCCGGCGGACGATCCGCGCCCCCTGTCGGCGCAGGATGCCGGCGTGCTCTCCGCCGGCGAGCGGGTGGAGTTCCGGGCCGTCGATGGTCCGGCCCGCTTTCTCTTGCTGGCGGCACGGCCGCTGGGCGAGCCGGTGGCGCAGCACGGACCGTTCGTGATGAATACCCGCGAGGAAATCGAACAGGCGATCGCCGATTACCGGAACAACCGCCTGGTGTGAGGGTGTTCCGGAAGCCTTACAGCTTGAAGCGGTTCAGCACCCCGTTGAGCTCCGTCGCCAGCGTCTGCAGCTGTTGTCCCTCTTGTTCGGCATGGCCGATGGGCACGCTGATTTCCTTCGCGACCCGGGCAACGCGGTCGACATTGCTGCCGATCTCCCTGCTGACGGCGGTCTGCTCGATCATCGAGGATGAAATTTCTTCCATTCCCTGCGTGGTGAGCTGCGCCGCCTGATTCGCTTCGCCCAGTCCCTCGGCGACCCTTTCCAGATGATCCTGCGAGGAGCGCAGCGCCTGCCTGCCGTTTTCGATGGCGCGCTCCACGATGGCCGACTTGTCGCTCAGTGCCGCGGTCACCTTGTTGATCTCTGCGGCGGTCTGGGCGGATTTTTCCGCAAGCTTGCGAACTTCGTCGGCAACCACCGCGAAGCCGCGCCCATGCTCGCCGGCACGGGCGGCTTCGATGGCCGCGTTCAAGGCCAGCAGGTTGGTCTGGTCGGCGATGTCGCGGACTTCCTGGGTCATCCCCGTAATCGCCTGGGTGCTCTCGATGAAGGCTTCCGCGGTGCGGGAGATTTCATCCACGCAACTTTCCACGCTGTCGATTTCGCCGATCATGCGCGACAGGCTCTCGTTGCCTTCCTGCATCCGCGTCATGCTCGCCGCCGACATCTGGCGGACCTCGGCGGCGCTGTCGGCGACGCGGCGTGCAATGCCCTCGGCGTTGCTGATCGTAGTGGCGGTCTCGACCACGGTGGCGCATTGCTGATCGTTGCCTCGGCTGATGCTGCCGGTGGTTTCCTGCATGCGGTTGGCGGCGTCGTTGAGCTTCTCCGCAGCCACCCGGATCTGGCTTGCCATCTCGTGGAGATTCGACTGCATCGAGGCGATTCCACCCAGCAGGCTGTTCGGGTTGTCGGCGTCGACCTCGATCTTGAAGGCCAGGTCGCCTTGCGAGATGCGGCCGACCACGCTCGCTGCATACTGCGGTTCGCCGCCCAGCAGGCGCAGCAGCATCCGCACCAGCAACAGGAAGGCGGCAAGCCCGAAGGTCGAGGCGACCACGGTCACCACGGCCATCCAGAGCCGGGCATCGGCGGCAAATGTGCCGAGGTTCGCATCCACCTTCTGTGCCGCCTCGCCGAGGCGGGAAACCATGTAGAAGCTGAAACCGTTTGCAATCAGTGTGGCCAGTGCAAGAACGGCCAGCACCAGGATCAATTGCCTGCGCAAGCTCATGGCGAGTCTCTCTCTGATCGGCAGCTGCCCGGGGCAGCCGGATGGCGGGGCATGATTGCCCGGTTGAAGAACAGGGACTTTAGCCAAGGATAGTACGCGGAGCCATTAAATTTGCATGTGCGGATATATGGAATCCTGCTGCGAGTCGCCTTGCCGGTTGCCCCCCCGCCGACGATGAACGAACAGATTTTATCGGTGGCCCCTTGAATAAGCGGCCACAAGGCCCTATTATTAGCACTCGTTGGCGATGAGTGCTAATAGATACCTTCGCCCGACTCAGACCTGCGGCCCGCCCGCACCGGCTTTTTCTGCACCAATCCAGTTCAAGAGGAGTTCAACCCATGAAAATTCGTCCTTTGCATGACCGCGTTATCGTCAAGCGTCTCGAAGAAGAGAAGAAAACCGCTTCCGGCATCGTCATCCCCGACAACGCCGCTGAAAAGCCCGATCAGGGCCAGGTCATCGCCGTCGGCAACGGCAAGATCCAGGACGACGGCAAGGTCCGTCCGATGTCGCTCAAGGTTGGCGACCGCGTGTTGTTCGGCAAGTACTCCGGCCAGACCGTCAAGGTCGATGGCGACGAGTTGCTGGTCATGCGTGAAGAAGACATCATGGGCGTAGTTGAGCTCTGATCCCCATAGAATTACAGGAGATACATACAAATGGCAGCTAAAGAAGTCCGCTTCGGCGATTCCGCGCGTCAGCGCATGGTGAATGGCGTCAATGTTCTGGCCGACGCCGTCAAGGTAACCCTCGGCCCCAAGGGTCGCAACGTCGTGCTCGAGCGCTCCTTCGGCGCGCCGACCGTGACCAAGGACGGCGTTTCCGTCGCCAAGGAAATCGAACTCAAGGACAAGTTCGAGAACATGGGCGCGCAGATGGTCAAGGAAGTCGCTTCCAAGACCTCCGACGTCGCCGGTGATGGCACCACGACCGCCACCGTGCTGGCCCAGTCGATCGTCCGCGAAGGCATGAAGTTCGTCGCCGCCGGCATGAACCCGATGGATCTCAAGCGCGGCATCGACAAGGCCGTGATCGCCGTGACCGAAGAACTCAAGAAGATCTCCAAGCCCTGCACCACGACCCACGAAATCGCCCAGGTCGGCTCGATTTCCGCCAACTCCGACGCCGACGTCGGCAAGATCATCGCCGATGCGATGGACAAGGTCGGCAAGGAAGGCGTGATCACCGTCGAGGACGGCAAGTCCCTGCAGAACGAACTCGAAGTCGTCGAAGGCATGCAGTTCGACCGCGGCTACCTGTCGCCCTACTTCATCAACAACCCGGACAAGCAGATCGCCATCCTGGACAACCCCTTCGTCCTGCTGCACGACAAGAAGGTTTCCAACATCCGTGACCTGCTGCCCGTACTCGAGCAGGTCGCCAAGGCCGGCCGTCCGCTGCTGATCATCGCCGAAGATGTCGATGGTGAAGCCCTGGCCACCCTGGTGGTGAACAACATCCGCGGCATCCTCAAGACCGTTGCCGTCAAGGCCCCGGGCTTCGGCGACCGCCGCAAGGCCATGCTCGAAGACATCGCCATCCTGACCGGCGGCACGGTGATCGCCGAGGAAGTCGGCCTCACGCTGGAGAAGGCCACCCTGGCTGATCTCGGCCAGGCCAAGCGCGTCGAAGTCGCCAAGGAAAACACCACGCTGATCGATGGCGCCGGCAAGGAAGATTCGATCAAGGCCCGCGTCACGCAAATCCGCGCCCAGATCGAGGAAGCCACCAGCGACTACGACAAGGAAAAGCTGCAGGAGCGCGTGGCCAAGCTGGCCGGCGGTGTTGCGCTGATCAAGGTCGGCGCCGCGACCGAAATGGAAATGAAGGAAAAGAAGGCCCGCGTCGAAGACGCGCTGCACGCCACGCGTGCCGCCGTTGAAGAAGGCATCGTGGCCGGCGGCGGTGTTGCGCTGCTGCGCGCCCGCGCTGCGATCAGCCTGAAGGGCGACAACCACGAGCAGGAAGCCGGCATCAAGATCGTGCTGCGCGCCCTGGAGCAGCCGCTGCGCGAAATCGCCGCGAATGCCGGCGACGAGCCCTCGGTGGTGATCAACAAGGTGCTCGAAGGCAAGGGCAACTTCGGCTACAACGCCGCCACCGGCGAGTACGGCGACATGGTCGCGATGGGCGTGCTGGATCCGACCAAGGTGACCCGCACCGCGCTGCAGAACGCCGCGTCCGTTGCCGGCCTGATGCTGACCACCGACTGCATGGTGGCCGAGATGGTCGAGGACAAGCCGGCCGGCATGGGCGGCATGGGTGGCATGGGCGGCATGGGTGGCATGGGCGGCATGGGTGGCATGGATATGTAATCGACGCTGTCGATTTCATATCCAGTGGAAGGAACAGGAGGGAACCCAGGTTCCCTCCCGTTACCCTCCTTCCTACTGGGCCTGTCGC comes from the Sulfuritalea hydrogenivorans sk43H genome and includes:
- the dacB gene encoding D-alanyl-D-alanine carboxypeptidase/D-alanyl-D-alanine endopeptidase produces the protein MRKLLLALLWLCATTTRANDLPAPVAQALKGAGIPVAATALWVGEVDAAKPRLAVNARAALNPASTMKLVTTYAALDLLGPAYVWKTEAFANGALNDGVLTGDLHLRGGGDPKLTYDQFERLLRQIRARGIREIRGDLVLDRGAFAVNGADPARFDAQPMRPYNVAPDALLVNFKAVTLQLIPDPANRTLTVAMEPAPTNLDLVNQIKLGNGNGCGDWKERLRADTFSHGTTTRLVLTGVFPQSCGEERWNIAVMEHPQFVLGVFLQLWAELGGSLTGGVREGMVPADARAVGVLPSPTLAEVVRDINKFSNNVMARQLFLTLGMEAGRRPANTDDADAAIRSWLDARGLGIPELVLENGSGLSRRERISAEGLGRVLQAAWRSSVMPELMASLPVTATDGTMRKRLKQNGVAGQAHIKTGSLEGVRSIAGYVLDKTGRRWIVVFFVNHAHAGAAQPAQDALLEWVYAGRGT
- a CDS encoding acetoacetate--CoA ligase — translated: MNNPAWRPSAATISAAKITAFSNWLAAERGLKFADYDALWRWSVEDLEGFWGAVWDYFAIPAATPRTRVLADARMPGAQWFPGVTMNYVEQVFRHVTPNRPAVISRNEAGVDRELGWPELRRQVGALAASLRGMGVGRGDRVVAYLPNIPETVVAFLAVASLGAIWSACSPDMGRIAVLDRFRQIAPKVLIAVDGYQYGGKSYDRRELIHELLAELPSIDHMVLLPSFDEQADPAEFASCTGWAAATAGSEPLQVDHPLWVVYSSGTTGLPKPIVHSHGGIVIEHVKLGAFHLDLGPEDRYHWYSSSGWIMWNCQLIGLLMGSTICIYDGNPGWPDWNALWRFVGEKRVTFFGAGAAFFLSCLKAHVEPNEVADLSALRVVGSTGSPLPEEGYQWIYDHVRPDIWINPISGGTDFAGCFVGGVATLPVYLGEMQCRCLGAKVEAWNEAGKALIDEVGELVCSAPMPSMPLKFWNDPEDRRYRESYFDMYPGVWRHGDWLRITPHGGAIIYGRSDATINRHGIRMGTSELYRAVEELPEVLDSLVVDLEFLGRESYMPLFVVLRPGHELTKQLEATLRERIKVALSARHVPNEIFQVAEVPRTLSGKKMELPVKKLLLGHALDKIANPDAMANPASLQWFVDFAMRRAAERAA
- a CDS encoding flavin reductase family protein; protein product: MTRIAVPLPKAYRLLNHGPTVLVSSAHAGRRNVMAAAWSMPLDFDPPKVAVVIDKATLTRELVEASGEFVLNVPSRQQAALTLAVGTQSGREADKFLKVGVGETAASVVGAPLIDGGLAWLECRVIPEPHNQQTYDLFLAEVVAAWADPAVFSDGRWHFPDEEQRSIHYQSGGSFFATGEAFEV
- a CDS encoding DUF1828 domain-containing protein — encoded protein: MNCANLLENLGFDCAPRENGALRLWSPFTFDDGEHLGLFLEPLGDDRWLVTDHADTLMHASALGAKLSKPRLEGIRKRFPAVNLSDGGALRATAAQADLPSVVAAVLNTAIAISHSEASWLPKAGEERFIQSVGRELQSVAGAHLQRNVSVQGVSGHQLEFPLVIDLPDVGRHYIQPVASGDEHVDWGNVYKAGGKMLDLKSAGADEHQRIVVIEDMPGDEELGKAITFLSVTTSVLLFSHRMQWLERFRLAA
- a CDS encoding NnrU family protein — translated: MSFLILGLVLFLGVHSVRIFAGDWREAQIARLGEVRWKGVYSLLSAIGLGLIIWGYGMARADSPTLWGSPIWTRHLAATLTLPAFILLVAAYLPGSRIKAVVGHPMVAGVKLWALAHLLANGALVDATLFGAFLIWAVLDFVSARRRDRVAGRTYPARGASRDAAVVVIGLIAWALFAFYGHAWLIGVAPFGS
- a CDS encoding pirin family protein; translated protein: MTIRRLQQIIRSVATSDGAGVSLRRSLGQSPATRVDPFLMLDEFSSDDPDDYIAGFPPHPHRGFETVTYMLDGHMLHEDHLGNRGDLLPGGAQWMTAGRGIIHSEMPQQESGRMRGFQLWINLPAAEKMKPAHYRDIRPEEIPRTTLPGGGEARVIAGSIAVEGRAVAGPVQGLSTEPLYIDVLLPAGGYFAQALPAAHGAFVYAYEGRLAIGPADDPRPLSAQDAGVLSAGERVEFRAVDGPARFLLLAARPLGEPVAQHGPFVMNTREEIEQAIADYRNNRLV
- a CDS encoding methyl-accepting chemotaxis protein, translated to MSLRRQLILVLAVLALATLIANGFSFYMVSRLGEAAQKVDANLGTFAADARLWMAVVTVVASTFGLAAFLLLVRMLLRLLGGEPQYAASVVGRISQGDLAFKIEVDADNPNSLLGGIASMQSNLHEMASQIRVAAEKLNDAANRMQETTGSISRGNDQQCATVVETATTISNAEGIARRVADSAAEVRQMSAASMTRMQEGNESLSRMIGEIDSVESCVDEISRTAEAFIESTQAITGMTQEVRDIADQTNLLALNAAIEAARAGEHGRGFAVVADEVRKLAEKSAQTAAEINKVTAALSDKSAIVERAIENGRQALRSSQDHLERVAEGLGEANQAAQLTTQGMEEISSSMIEQTAVSREIGSNVDRVARVAKEISVPIGHAEQEGQQLQTLATELNGVLNRFKL
- the groES gene encoding co-chaperone GroES produces the protein MKIRPLHDRVIVKRLEEEKKTASGIVIPDNAAEKPDQGQVIAVGNGKIQDDGKVRPMSLKVGDRVLFGKYSGQTVKVDGDELLVMREEDIMGVVEL
- the groL gene encoding chaperonin GroEL (60 kDa chaperone family; promotes refolding of misfolded polypeptides especially under stressful conditions; forms two stacked rings of heptamers to form a barrel-shaped 14mer; ends can be capped by GroES; misfolded proteins enter the barrel where they are refolded when GroES binds), which produces MAAKEVRFGDSARQRMVNGVNVLADAVKVTLGPKGRNVVLERSFGAPTVTKDGVSVAKEIELKDKFENMGAQMVKEVASKTSDVAGDGTTTATVLAQSIVREGMKFVAAGMNPMDLKRGIDKAVIAVTEELKKISKPCTTTHEIAQVGSISANSDADVGKIIADAMDKVGKEGVITVEDGKSLQNELEVVEGMQFDRGYLSPYFINNPDKQIAILDNPFVLLHDKKVSNIRDLLPVLEQVAKAGRPLLIIAEDVDGEALATLVVNNIRGILKTVAVKAPGFGDRRKAMLEDIAILTGGTVIAEEVGLTLEKATLADLGQAKRVEVAKENTTLIDGAGKEDSIKARVTQIRAQIEEATSDYDKEKLQERVAKLAGGVALIKVGAATEMEMKEKKARVEDALHATRAAVEEGIVAGGGVALLRARAAISLKGDNHEQEAGIKIVLRALEQPLREIAANAGDEPSVVINKVLEGKGNFGYNAATGEYGDMVAMGVLDPTKVTRTALQNAASVAGLMLTTDCMVAEMVEDKPAGMGGMGGMGGMGGMGGMGGMDM